The Haloplanus salinarum genome includes a region encoding these proteins:
- the hisB gene encoding imidazoleglycerol-phosphate dehydratase HisB — MDRTAARTRETTETTIEVTLDVDGDGDARVDTGIGFFDHMLESFAKHGLFDLTVDCDGDLEIDDHHTVEDVALVLGAAFEEALDDKRGIRRFADRRVPLDEAVASVVVDVSGRPLFRFDGEFSEERVGEFTSVMARHFARSLSTAAGLTCHVEVTGENAHHEVEALFKALARTLDDATRIDERRSDTPSTKGEL; from the coding sequence ATGGACCGCACCGCCGCTCGGACCCGTGAAACCACCGAGACGACGATCGAGGTGACACTCGACGTGGACGGCGACGGGGACGCCCGCGTCGACACCGGCATCGGCTTCTTCGATCACATGCTCGAATCGTTCGCCAAACACGGGCTGTTCGACCTCACCGTCGACTGCGACGGCGACCTGGAGATCGACGACCACCACACCGTCGAGGACGTCGCCCTCGTCCTCGGCGCGGCGTTCGAGGAGGCACTCGACGACAAACGGGGGATCCGCCGCTTCGCCGACCGGCGCGTCCCGCTGGACGAGGCGGTGGCGAGCGTCGTCGTCGACGTGAGCGGCCGCCCCCTCTTTCGCTTCGACGGCGAGTTCTCCGAGGAGCGGGTCGGCGAGTTCACGAGCGTCATGGCGCGTCACTTCGCGCGCTCGCTCTCGACCGCGGCCGGCCTCACCTGTCACGTCGAGGTGACGGGCGAGAACGCCCACCACGAAGTCGAGGCGCTGTTCAAGGCGCTCGCGCGCACGCTCGACGACGCGACCCGGATCGACGAGCGCCGGTCGGACACGCCGAGCACGAAAGGCGAGCTGTAA
- a CDS encoding C-terminal binding protein, with the protein MSHTVVFTDHTFDDLDVERRILDEIDAELIDGEASDEPLPDLVADADAVIAMYADVDAALLDAMPDCRVVSRTGIGVDNVDIDAATERGVYVTNVPDYCIPEVSTHTFALLLALARKVVAFDARAARGEWDEHAGRPMHRLDGRTLGLVAYGDIARAVAEKARAFGMEVIAHDPYVDPADVGDGVTLVEDLSTLLAASDAVSIHAPLTPETEGMIGAAELDAMKESAFLVNAARGGIVDEDALADAVERGAIAGAGLDTLAEEPPPSDSPLLDPEDVILTPHAAYNSAESVRELREKAARNVRQTLAGEVPDYLVNGDVIE; encoded by the coding sequence ATGTCCCACACCGTCGTCTTCACCGACCACACCTTCGACGACCTCGATGTCGAACGCCGGATCCTCGACGAAATCGACGCCGAGTTGATCGACGGCGAGGCGAGCGACGAGCCCCTTCCCGACCTCGTCGCGGACGCCGACGCCGTCATCGCCATGTACGCCGACGTCGACGCCGCCCTGCTCGATGCGATGCCCGACTGCCGGGTCGTCTCCCGGACCGGCATCGGCGTCGACAACGTCGACATCGACGCCGCGACCGAGCGCGGCGTCTACGTGACGAACGTCCCCGACTACTGCATCCCCGAGGTGTCGACGCACACCTTCGCCCTCCTGCTCGCCCTGGCACGGAAGGTCGTCGCCTTCGACGCCCGGGCGGCCCGCGGGGAGTGGGACGAACACGCCGGCCGACCGATGCACCGCCTCGACGGCCGGACGCTCGGCCTCGTCGCCTACGGCGACATCGCCCGGGCGGTCGCCGAGAAGGCCCGCGCGTTCGGCATGGAGGTGATCGCCCACGACCCCTACGTCGATCCGGCGGACGTCGGCGACGGCGTGACCCTGGTCGAGGACCTGTCGACCCTGCTCGCGGCGTCGGACGCCGTCTCCATCCACGCGCCGCTCACCCCGGAGACGGAGGGGATGATCGGCGCCGCCGAACTCGACGCGATGAAGGAATCCGCGTTCCTCGTCAACGCCGCTCGCGGCGGCATCGTCGACGAGGACGCCCTCGCCGACGCCGTCGAGCGGGGGGCCATCGCGGGCGCCGGCCTCGACACGCTCGCGGAGGAACCGCCGCCGTCGGACTCGCCGCTGCTGGATCCGGAGGACGTGATCCTCACGCCCCACGCCGCCTACAACTCCGCCGAGAGCGTCCGCGAACTGCGGGAGAAGGCCGCCCGGAACGTCCGGCAGACGCTCGCCGGCGAGGTACCCGACTACCTCGTGAACGGCGACGTGATCGAGTAG
- a CDS encoding IMPACT family protein, whose translation MAETYRTVAERAESEFEVKGSEFLGHVAPAESVDEAEAFVDEVRAAYDDATHNVPAYRVPAPGGEMLREWASDDGEPTGSAGKPALNVLVQRDLRNVVAVVTRYYGGVNLGVGGLARAYARGVSDAVDAAGVVEERPHERVSAVVDYDDSGTVRGILESEGVDFEASYEERVAFEVRVPVAEADGLRDRLRSATGGRVELE comes from the coding sequence ATGGCCGAGACCTACCGCACGGTGGCCGAGCGGGCGGAGTCCGAGTTCGAGGTGAAGGGGTCGGAGTTCCTCGGCCACGTCGCACCCGCCGAGTCGGTCGACGAGGCCGAGGCGTTCGTCGACGAGGTGCGGGCGGCGTACGACGACGCCACCCACAACGTGCCGGCCTACCGCGTGCCCGCCCCGGGCGGGGAGATGCTCCGGGAGTGGGCGAGCGACGACGGCGAGCCGACGGGGTCGGCAGGCAAACCCGCCCTGAACGTCCTCGTCCAGCGCGACCTGCGGAACGTCGTCGCGGTGGTGACCCGCTACTACGGCGGCGTCAACCTCGGCGTCGGGGGGCTGGCCCGGGCGTACGCCCGCGGCGTGAGCGACGCCGTCGACGCCGCCGGCGTGGTCGAGGAGCGACCCCACGAGCGCGTGTCGGCCGTCGTCGACTACGACGACTCGGGAACCGTCCGCGGAATCCTCGAGAGCGAGGGCGTCGACTTCGAGGCGAGTTACGAGGAGCGGGTGGCCTTCGAGGTGCGCGTGCCCGTCGCCGAGGCCGACGGCCTCCGGGACCGCCTCCGGTCCGCGACGGGCGGCCGTGTCGAACTAGAGTGA
- the upp gene encoding uracil phosphoribosyltransferase, producing the protein MTIEDRDDAYLITHALAKDTLSKIRDADTEQVAFRKGLVKLGRICGYEIIDGAMETEYVSIETPLAETTGERVKGLDDVVIINVLRAATPFVEGLLKAFPRAKQGVISAGRDEEAGMNEDGEFPITVDYVKLPEISEDDTVIVADPMLATGSTMSAVLDYVLEGQAAPENLFVLSAVSAPDGLLRVSEAVPEADLLTVAIDDHLDENGFIVPGLGDAGDRAFRTT; encoded by the coding sequence ATGACCATCGAAGACCGCGACGACGCGTACCTCATCACGCACGCACTCGCGAAGGACACGCTCTCGAAGATCCGCGACGCCGACACCGAGCAGGTCGCCTTCCGGAAGGGACTCGTGAAACTCGGGCGCATCTGTGGCTACGAGATCATCGACGGCGCGATGGAGACGGAGTACGTCTCCATCGAGACGCCGCTCGCCGAGACGACCGGCGAGCGCGTGAAGGGACTCGACGACGTGGTCATCATCAACGTCCTGCGGGCGGCCACGCCGTTCGTCGAGGGGCTGTTGAAGGCCTTCCCGCGCGCCAAGCAGGGCGTCATCAGCGCCGGCCGCGACGAGGAGGCCGGGATGAACGAGGACGGCGAGTTCCCCATCACGGTCGACTACGTCAAACTCCCCGAGATCAGCGAGGACGACACCGTCATCGTCGCCGACCCGATGCTCGCCACCGGATCGACGATGTCGGCCGTCCTCGACTACGTCCTCGAGGGACAGGCGGCCCCCGAGAACCTCTTCGTCCTCTCGGCGGTCAGCGCCCCGGACGGCCTGCTCCGCGTCTCCGAGGCCGTCCCCGAGGCGGACCTGCTGACCGTCGCCATCGACGACCACCTCGACGAGAACGGCTTCATCGTCCCCGGCCTCGGCGACGCCGGCGACCGCGCCTTCCGGACGACCTGA
- the hisA gene encoding 1-(5-phosphoribosyl)-5-[(5-phosphoribosylamino)methylideneamino]imidazole-4-carboxamide isomerase: MFPEFEVIPAVDMQDGEVVQLVQGERGTEKRYGDPVEAARRWVDAGARTLHLVDLDGAFEGERANAAAVEAVVDAVDVPIQLGGGIRTVGDATDLLDRGVDRVILGTAAVERPGIVAEIDEERPGSVVVSLDAKGDEVVVSGWTEGTGLDPVEAAGRYEELGAGAILYTDVDVEGKLSGVRTERIERLADAVGIPVIASGGVATLDDVRACREAGAAAVVVGTALYEGAFTLAEAMDA; encoded by the coding sequence CTGTTCCCGGAGTTCGAGGTGATCCCGGCGGTGGACATGCAGGACGGCGAGGTGGTGCAGCTGGTCCAGGGGGAGCGCGGCACCGAAAAGCGGTACGGCGACCCCGTCGAGGCGGCACGGCGGTGGGTCGACGCCGGCGCACGCACGCTCCACCTCGTCGACCTCGACGGCGCGTTCGAGGGCGAGCGGGCGAACGCGGCGGCGGTCGAAGCGGTCGTCGACGCGGTGGACGTGCCGATCCAGCTGGGGGGCGGCATCCGCACCGTCGGGGACGCGACCGACCTGCTCGACCGGGGCGTGGATCGCGTGATCCTCGGGACGGCGGCCGTCGAGCGCCCGGGGATCGTCGCCGAAATCGACGAGGAGCGGCCGGGGAGCGTGGTGGTGAGCCTCGACGCGAAGGGCGACGAGGTGGTCGTCTCGGGGTGGACCGAAGGGACGGGACTCGATCCGGTCGAGGCCGCGGGACGGTACGAGGAGCTGGGCGCGGGCGCCATCCTCTACACCGACGTGGACGTCGAGGGGAAGCTGTCGGGGGTGCGCACGGAGCGGATCGAGCGGCTGGCCGACGCGGTGGGGATCCCGGTGATCGCCAGCGGCGGCGTCGCCACCCTCGACGACGTGCGGGCGTGTCGCGAGGCGGGCGCCGCGGCGGTCGTCGTCGGCACCGCGCTCTACGAGGGCGCGTTCACGCTCGCCGAGGCGATGGACGCGTAG
- a CDS encoding PadR family transcriptional regulator — translation MITEGRTPDDAGNEELVHEVTQRTRGRIIQDILGHPYKSPSFDEIDFMNPGLSSATLREHLNKLIEYGLVRKVEAPEDERTRDFPFVFYTLSDTGREFLETHNLYVDEEEEIEREYAEVDKPEHILNKQNDAPRPTALFD, via the coding sequence ATGATCACGGAAGGGCGGACGCCGGACGACGCCGGCAACGAGGAGTTGGTTCACGAGGTCACACAGCGGACGCGAGGGCGAATCATCCAGGATATCCTCGGTCACCCCTACAAGAGCCCCTCGTTCGACGAGATCGACTTCATGAACCCCGGGTTGAGTAGCGCCACGCTCAGGGAACACCTGAACAAGCTGATCGAATACGGTCTCGTCCGGAAGGTGGAGGCCCCCGAGGACGAGCGAACCCGTGATTTCCCGTTCGTCTTTTACACCCTCTCCGACACCGGCCGGGAGTTCCTGGAGACACACAACCTGTACGTCGACGAGGAGGAGGAGATCGAGCGCGAGTACGCCGAGGTGGACAAACCGGAACACATCCTGAACAAGCAGAACGACGCTCCCCGTCCGACGGCGTTATTCGACTGA
- a CDS encoding amino acid-binding protein yields the protein MFDEIMEKFEGSPSQQEVIRLLLERGFSVNDEGRVVSGGIEIPNTGIAREIGVDRRVVDSTTDAILDDPELRRIFQNITAIPSLMDLAPVLDLSVLTVWVDDETESGIVADVTTAIADRDISIRQVISEDPEFVDDAKLYVITDATLPGDLLVEIRELPYVRRVEF from the coding sequence ATGTTCGACGAGATCATGGAGAAGTTCGAGGGGAGTCCGAGCCAGCAGGAGGTGATCCGACTCCTGCTCGAACGGGGCTTCTCCGTCAACGACGAGGGACGGGTCGTCTCCGGCGGCATCGAGATCCCCAACACGGGGATCGCTCGCGAGATCGGCGTCGATCGGCGGGTGGTCGACTCGACGACCGACGCCATCCTCGACGATCCGGAGCTCCGCCGCATCTTCCAGAACATCACGGCCATCCCCAGCCTGATGGATCTGGCACCGGTGCTCGACCTCTCGGTGCTGACGGTCTGGGTCGACGACGAGACCGAATCGGGCATCGTCGCCGACGTGACGACGGCCATCGCCGACCGGGATATCTCCATCCGGCAGGTCATCAGCGAGGATCCCGAGTTCGTCGACGACGCGAAACTGTACGTCATCACCGACGCCACCCTTCCGGGCGATCTCCTGGTCGAGATCCGCGAACTGCCGTACGTCCGCCGGGTCGAGTTCTGA
- the glmM gene encoding phosphoglucosamine mutase, producing the protein MQLFGSSGTRGVVGEEFTPDLVRRVASAVATVWDADRVAVARDTRLSGGPLADVAAGTLAAAGADVDRLGVVPTPGVAYYCAREGVPAVHLTASHNPPAYNGIKLLGADGTELSVDGYDAVETRVDADDAVLASWDGVGEARRIDGVNDDYRADLLAHADREAIAAADLTVALDPGHGAGSLVSPAFLRELGCAVRTVNADPDGHFPGRDSEPVAENLAALRRLVRTTDADVGIAHDGDADRAVFVDETGTFVDGDTSLAALAAAELTAGDVVVSAVNVSQRLVDAVADADAELDVTPIGSTHIVTRVRERRRAGDRVPIAGEGNGGVFYPEYRLTRDGAYVAAKFLELLADADAPASDVVAPFTDYHFVREDLTYDDAAERATLLDAAEAYAREADAALETTDGYRLDYGDAWVLVRPSGTEPKVRIYAEAGDADRAAALATDLRRHLDAAR; encoded by the coding sequence ATGCAACTGTTCGGCTCCAGCGGCACGCGCGGTGTGGTCGGCGAGGAGTTCACACCCGACCTCGTCAGGCGTGTCGCGAGCGCCGTGGCCACCGTCTGGGACGCCGACCGCGTCGCCGTCGCTCGCGATACCCGCCTCTCCGGGGGACCGCTCGCGGACGTGGCTGCCGGCACCCTCGCGGCCGCCGGCGCCGACGTCGACCGACTGGGGGTCGTTCCCACGCCGGGGGTCGCCTACTACTGCGCCCGCGAGGGCGTCCCCGCCGTCCACCTCACCGCCTCACACAACCCGCCGGCGTACAACGGCATCAAACTCCTCGGCGCCGACGGCACGGAACTCTCCGTCGACGGCTACGACGCCGTCGAGACCCGCGTCGACGCCGACGACGCCGTCCTCGCGTCGTGGGACGGCGTGGGGGAGGCCCGACGGATCGACGGCGTGAACGACGACTACCGCGCGGACCTGCTTGCACACGCCGACCGCGAGGCCATCGCGGCCGCGGACCTCACCGTCGCCCTCGACCCCGGTCACGGCGCCGGATCGCTGGTCTCGCCGGCCTTCCTCCGCGAACTCGGCTGTGCCGTTCGCACCGTCAACGCCGACCCGGACGGCCACTTCCCCGGACGCGACTCCGAACCCGTCGCCGAGAACCTGGCCGCTCTCCGGCGACTCGTCCGCACGACCGACGCGGACGTGGGGATCGCTCACGACGGCGACGCCGACCGTGCCGTCTTCGTCGACGAGACGGGTACCTTCGTCGACGGCGACACCTCGCTCGCGGCGCTCGCGGCCGCGGAACTCACCGCCGGCGACGTGGTCGTCTCCGCGGTCAACGTCTCCCAGCGACTCGTCGACGCCGTGGCCGACGCCGACGCCGAACTCGACGTGACGCCCATCGGCTCGACGCACATCGTCACGCGGGTTCGCGAGCGCCGCCGCGCGGGCGACCGCGTCCCCATCGCCGGCGAGGGCAACGGCGGCGTCTTCTACCCGGAGTATCGCCTCACCCGCGACGGCGCCTACGTCGCCGCGAAGTTCCTCGAACTGCTGGCCGACGCCGACGCGCCGGCGAGCGACGTCGTCGCCCCCTTCACCGACTATCACTTCGTCCGCGAGGACCTCACCTACGACGACGCCGCCGAGCGGGCCACCCTGCTCGACGCCGCCGAGGCGTACGCCCGCGAGGCCGACGCCGCCCTCGAGACGACCGACGGCTACCGCCTCGACTACGGCGACGCGTGGGTGCTCGTCCGCCCCAGCGGCACCGAACCGAAGGTCCGCATCTACGCCGAGGCCGGCGACGCCGACCGGGCGGCGGCGCTCGCGACCGACCTGCGTCGCCACCTCGACGCGGCGCGCTAG
- a CDS encoding PQQ-binding-like beta-propeller repeat protein — translation MDGSGVRGTWTRRGALRTLGAAVTGSVLTWGMTDQASGQSGGSWPQFGFNAANDGYAPENAGPVANVTERWQFETGGSVEHQPSVVDGTVYVGSGRSGGGVYALDAASGEERWRFETGDAVVASPSVAGDTVYVGCVNSNLYALDAESGEERWRFATVGEVSSPPTVAEDTVYVGSGGAGGGVVHALDAASGDERWRAEMGVSSITAPAAVDDTVYVAVPAATSVSALDAGSGEERWRFDAGAAVFSAPAVADGTVYVGSRDNVVHALDAGSGEERWRFAARDTVRATPAVADGTVYVGSRDNTVYALDAGSGEERWRFETGSSVNSSPSVAGDTVYVGSADVTYALDADSGGEQWAVQSPASVVSSPAVVGGTVYVGSGGVYAFAGDTATPEATTTAPSGSGGDAGGSGADDGSDLPLVPLAGVGAAGVGAGGLWYWKRNGEGAATPGGSAPGTDPGSAGGPTTDSRGTGGGSRAGAPDRIPQAPEVSVEYDALTDEEPLGGGGNADVAKATLPTPDGDVILAIKRPRMQGTLHTDAVDRLMEEAETWDKIDDHDHVVGVVDYGASPVPWIAMEYMDAGHLADRAGDLPFDQAVWSAVRIVEGVHHAHRRGVAHLDLKPENVLFRSVEDAWDVPKVADWGLSKHLLDHSKSVEGLSPQYAAPEQFDEQYGNPDDITDIYQLGTVLYELFTGRPPFEGRPSKAMRRVLDEEPTPPSDVADVPQALDRVLLTALAKEKSERYETVLYLRDALRELGE, via the coding sequence ATGGACGGGTCGGGTGTACGTGGCACGTGGACGCGGCGGGGAGCGTTACGGACCCTCGGGGCGGCAGTCACCGGAAGCGTGCTGACCTGGGGGATGACCGACCAGGCGAGCGGACAGAGCGGCGGGTCGTGGCCGCAGTTCGGGTTCAACGCGGCCAACGACGGGTACGCACCGGAGAACGCCGGGCCGGTGGCGAACGTCACGGAACGGTGGCAGTTCGAGACCGGTGGGAGCGTCGAGCATCAGCCGTCGGTGGTCGACGGCACCGTCTACGTCGGAAGCGGGAGGAGCGGCGGCGGCGTCTATGCGCTGGACGCGGCCTCGGGCGAGGAGCGCTGGCGCTTCGAGACGGGGGATGCGGTGGTTGCGTCGCCGTCGGTAGCGGGCGATACCGTCTACGTCGGGTGTGTGAACTCCAACCTGTACGCACTGGACGCCGAATCGGGCGAGGAGCGGTGGCGCTTTGCGACGGTGGGGGAGGTGAGTTCGCCCCCGACGGTGGCCGAGGATACCGTCTACGTCGGAAGCGGCGGGGCGGGCGGCGGCGTCGTCCACGCGCTGGACGCGGCGTCGGGCGACGAACGGTGGCGCGCCGAGATGGGAGTGAGTTCGATCACGGCGCCGGCGGCGGTCGACGACACCGTCTACGTCGCGGTCCCGGCTGCGACCAGCGTCAGCGCCCTGGACGCGGGGTCGGGCGAGGAGCGCTGGCGCTTCGATGCAGGGGCGGCCGTGTTCTCGGCGCCGGCGGTGGCCGACGGCACCGTCTACGTCGGGAGTCGGGACAACGTCGTCCACGCGCTGGATGCGGGGTCGGGCGAGGAGCGCTGGCGCTTCGCGGCGCGGGACACGGTCCGTGCGACGCCGGCGGTGGCCGACGGCACCGTCTACGTCGGGAGTCGGGACAACACCGTGTACGCGCTGGACGCGGGGTCGGGCGAGGAGCGCTGGCGCTTCGAGACGGGGTCGTCGGTGAACTCGTCGCCGTCGGTGGCCGGCGACACCGTCTACGTCGGGAGCGCCGACGTCACGTACGCACTGGACGCCGACTCGGGCGGGGAGCAGTGGGCCGTTCAGTCACCTGCGTCGGTCGTTTCGTCGCCGGCGGTGGTCGGCGGCACCGTCTACGTCGGAAGCGGCGGTGTGTACGCGTTCGCCGGCGATACCGCAACGCCCGAGGCGACGACCACCGCGCCGTCCGGGAGCGGCGGCGACGCAGGGGGCTCCGGTGCCGACGACGGCTCCGACCTGCCCCTCGTTCCGCTCGCGGGCGTGGGCGCTGCGGGCGTCGGCGCGGGAGGGCTGTGGTACTGGAAACGGAACGGCGAGGGCGCCGCCACGCCCGGCGGGAGCGCCCCGGGCACCGACCCCGGTTCGGCAGGCGGCCCCACCACCGACTCCCGCGGGACGGGCGGTGGCTCACGGGCCGGCGCCCCCGACCGAATTCCGCAGGCACCTGAGGTCTCGGTCGAGTACGACGCCCTGACCGACGAGGAACCCCTCGGCGGCGGCGGCAACGCCGACGTCGCCAAAGCGACCCTGCCGACCCCCGACGGCGACGTGATCCTCGCCATCAAGCGCCCGCGGATGCAGGGGACGCTGCACACCGACGCCGTCGACCGACTCATGGAGGAGGCCGAAACCTGGGACAAGATCGACGACCACGACCACGTCGTCGGCGTCGTCGACTACGGCGCCAGTCCCGTCCCCTGGATCGCCATGGAGTACATGGACGCCGGCCACCTGGCCGACCGTGCCGGCGACCTCCCGTTCGACCAGGCAGTGTGGAGTGCCGTTCGGATCGTCGAAGGCGTCCACCACGCCCACCGCCGCGGCGTCGCCCACCTCGATCTCAAACCCGAAAACGTCCTCTTCCGGTCGGTCGAGGACGCCTGGGACGTGCCGAAGGTCGCCGACTGGGGACTCTCGAAACATCTGCTGGACCACTCCAAGAGCGTCGAGGGGCTGTCCCCGCAGTACGCCGCCCCCGAACAGTTCGACGAGCAGTACGGCAACCCCGACGACATCACCGACATCTACCAGCTTGGGACCGTCCTCTACGAGCTGTTCACCGGGCGTCCGCCGTTCGAGGGGCGGCCCAGCAAGGCGATGCGTCGCGTCCTCGACGAGGAGCCGACGCCGCCGAGTGACGTCGCCGACGTGCCCCAAGCTCTGGACAGGGTGTTACTGACCGCCCTCGCGAAGGAGAAATCCGAACGCTACGAGACGGTCCTCTACCTCCGGGACGCCCTGCGTGAACTCGGCGAGTGA
- a CDS encoding PQQ-binding-like beta-propeller repeat protein encodes MEKGEIVGSLTRRGVVRTVGVAVGGVLASGTSGVGSGQSAEAWPRFGYENANTRHAPANTAPMRSVGERWRFATGAPVVSSPAVVDGTVYVGRGNSNLYALDADSGEERWRFETGDAVNSPPAVVDGTVYVGSDDANLYALDADSGEERWRFETGDGVFSSPAVVDGTVYVGSDDANLYALDTGSGEERWRFEAGNAVNSSPAVVDGTVYVGSADTNLYALDATSGEERWRFGTEGVVLSSPAVADGAVYFGSLNGTLYALDATSGEERWQLGMESTVIASPAVADGTVYVGRISPENSVYAVDAASGEIRWRSLDGQVRSSPAVVDGTVHVGIRNGDTGVYALDAASGEERWRFETEGSVRSSPAVAGGRVYFGSDDAVYALSEGEATPTSAADPTSTTTPTRTTPPPADPSDGDGDGSTEGGDSDVPLLPLAGVGAAGAGAGGLWYWKRRGSDGPGTEGNATLAGGSTPDHQPASPASGDGTSTDVPERPDGAPDRIPQAPEVSVEYDALTDEEPLGGGGNADVAKATLPTPDGDVILAIKRPRMQGTLHTDAVDRLMEEAETWDKIDDHDHVVGVVDYGASPVPWIAMEYMDAGDLGDRAGELEFDRALWTALGITEGVHHAHRRGVAHLDLKPENVLFRSVEDAWDVPKVADWGLSKHLLDHSKSIEGLSPQYAAPEQFDEQYGNPDDITDIYQLGAVLYELFTGRPPFEGRPSKAMRRVLDEEPTPPSDVADVPQALDRVLLTALAKEKSERYETVLYLRDALRELGE; translated from the coding sequence ATGGAGAAGGGGGAGATCGTCGGGTCGTTGACTCGACGCGGCGTCGTGCGGACGGTCGGTGTGGCGGTCGGCGGTGTGTTGGCGTCGGGGACGTCCGGTGTCGGGAGCGGGCAGAGCGCGGAAGCGTGGCCTCGGTTCGGATACGAGAACGCGAACACGAGACACGCACCGGCGAACACGGCTCCGATGAGGAGCGTCGGGGAGCGGTGGCGGTTCGCGACTGGGGCACCGGTGGTTTCGTCGCCAGCGGTGGTCGACGGCACCGTCTACGTCGGGAGGGGGAACAGCAACCTGTACGCGCTGGATGCCGACTCCGGCGAGGAGCGGTGGCGCTTCGAGACGGGAGACGCGGTGAACTCCCCACCGGCGGTGGTCGACGGCACCGTCTACGTCGGGAGCGACGACGCCAACCTGTACGCGCTGGACGCCGACTCCGGCGAGGAACGGTGGCGCTTCGAGACGGGGGACGGCGTATTTTCGTCGCCGGCGGTGGTCGACGGCACCGTCTACGTCGGGAGCGACGACGCCAACCTGTACGCGCTGGACACGGGGTCGGGCGAGGAGCGGTGGCGCTTCGAGGCGGGGAACGCGGTGAACTCCTCACCGGCGGTGGTCGACGGCACCGTCTACGTCGGGAGCGCCGACACCAACCTGTACGCGCTGGACGCGACGTCGGGTGAAGAGCGGTGGCGCTTCGGGACCGAGGGCGTGGTGCTTTCATCGCCGGCGGTGGCCGATGGGGCGGTCTATTTCGGGAGCCTGAACGGGACGTTGTACGCGCTGGACGCGACGTCGGGCGAAGAGCGGTGGCAACTCGGGATGGAAAGCACGGTGATCGCGTCACCGGCGGTGGCCGACGGCACCGTCTACGTCGGCCGAATAAGTCCCGAAAACAGCGTGTACGCGGTTGATGCGGCGTCGGGAGAGATCCGGTGGCGTTCCCTGGACGGGCAAGTCCGGTCGTCGCCGGCGGTGGTCGACGGCACCGTCCACGTCGGGATCCGGAACGGCGATACTGGAGTGTACGCGCTGGACGCGGCCTCGGGCGAGGAGCGGTGGCGCTTCGAGACGGAGGGATCGGTTCGCTCGTCGCCGGCGGTGGCGGGGGGGAGGGTCTATTTCGGGAGCGACGACGCCGTGTACGCGCTCTCCGAGGGCGAGGCGACGCCGACATCGGCCGCCGACCCGACGTCGACGACCACGCCCACACGCACCACGCCACCGCCGGCCGATCCGTCCGACGGCGACGGCGACGGTAGCACCGAGGGCGGTGACTCCGACGTTCCACTCCTCCCACTCGCGGGCGTGGGGGCCGCCGGCGCCGGCGCGGGAGGGCTGTGGTACTGGAAGCGGAGGGGCAGCGACGGCCCCGGAACCGAAGGAAACGCGACACTGGCAGGGGGATCGACACCGGATCACCAGCCTGCGTCCCCCGCATCCGGGGACGGGACAAGCACCGACGTGCCGGAACGCCCCGATGGCGCTCCCGACCGAATTCCGCAGGCACCTGAGGTCTCGGTCGAGTACGACGCCCTGACCGACGAGGAACCCCTCGGCGGCGGCGGCAACGCCGACGTCGCCAAAGCGACCCTGCCGACCCCCGACGGCGACGTGATCCTCGCCATCAAGCGCCCGCGGATGCAGGGGACGCTGCACACCGACGCCGTCGACCGACTCATGGAGGAGGCCGAAACCTGGGACAAGATCGACGACCACGACCACGTCGTCGGCGTCGTCGACTACGGCGCCAGTCCCGTCCCCTGGATCGCCATGGAGTACATGGACGCCGGTGACTTGGGCGACCGGGCGGGCGAACTGGAGTTCGACCGGGCGCTGTGGACGGCGCTCGGCATTACCGAGGGCGTCCACCACGCCCACCGCCGCGGCGTCGCCCACCTCGATCTCAAACCCGAAAACGTCCTCTTCCGGTCGGTCGAGGACGCATGGGACGTACCGAAGGTCGCCGACTGGGGGCTCTCGAAACACCTGCTGGACCACTCCAAGAGCATCGAAGGACTGTCCCCACAGTACGCCGCCCCCGAGCAGTTCGACGAGCAGTACGGCAACCCCGACGACATCACCGACATCTACCAGCTCGGGGCGGTGCTGTACGAGCTGTTCACCGGGCGCCCGCCGTTCGAGGGCCGGCCCAGCAAGGCGATGCGTCGCGTCCTCGACGAGGAGCCGACGCCGCCGAGCGACGTCGCCGACGTGCCCCAAGCCCTGGACAGGGTGTTGCTGACCGCCCTCGCGAAGGAGAAATCCGAACGCTACGAGACGGTCCTCTACCTCCGGGACGCCCTGCGTGAACTCGGCGAGTGA